A single genomic interval of Lentimicrobium saccharophilum harbors:
- the rpsE gene encoding 30S ribosomal protein S5, whose product MANANIKRVKSSEIEFKDRLVSIQRVTKVTKGGRTFSFSAIVVVGNENGVVGYGLGKAKEVTAAIAKGVDDAKKNLVKVPVLKGTIPHEQLGKYGGALVFLKPATPGTGVIAGGAMRAVLESVGVRDVLAKSKGSSNPHSVVKATIDALVNMRDAYAVAQLRGVDLNKVFNG is encoded by the coding sequence ATGGCAAACGCAAACATAAAAAGGGTTAAATCCAGCGAGATTGAGTTTAAAGACAGGCTGGTAAGCATTCAGCGGGTTACAAAGGTTACCAAAGGGGGCCGTACATTCAGTTTTTCTGCCATCGTTGTTGTTGGCAATGAAAACGGAGTTGTAGGTTACGGCCTGGGCAAAGCCAAGGAAGTTACAGCCGCTATTGCCAAGGGTGTTGACGATGCCAAGAAAAACCTTGTAAAGGTTCCGGTTCTGAAGGGTACCATTCCCCACGAACAATTGGGTAAGTATGGGGGCGCCCTGGTGTTTCTCAAGCCCGCTACACCCGGTACCGGAGTTATTGCCGGCGGTGCTATGCGTGCTGTTCTTGAGAGTGTCGGCGTGAGAGACGTTCTTGCAAAATCAAAGGGTTCTTCAAATCCTCACAGTGTGGTAAAAGCTACCATTGATGCACTCGTAAATATGCGTGATGCCTATGCAGTAGCCCAGCTTCGCGGCGTTGACCTCAACAAAGTTTTCAATGGTTAG
- the rpmD gene encoding 50S ribosomal protein L30 — MKKLRVTQIKSGIKQPERQKLTLKALGIKRMNRPVEVVATPQIEGMIAKINHLLKVEEI, encoded by the coding sequence ATGAAAAAACTGAGAGTTACCCAGATAAAGAGTGGCATAAAACAGCCCGAGCGTCAGAAACTTACCCTTAAGGCTTTAGGCATTAAGCGGATGAACAGGCCCGTCGAGGTGGTAGCAACCCCCCAGATTGAAGGTATGATTGCAAAAATCAACCACCTGTTGAAAGTTGAAGAAATCTAA
- the rplO gene encoding 50S ribosomal protein L15 translates to MDLSNLKPAQGSVKASKRIGRGQGSGRGGTSTRGHKGAKSRSGYSQKIGFEGGQMPLYRRVPKYGFRNINRIEYRSINLDVIQALVSAKNVDAVDIDLLIESGLAAKNDKIKILGRGELTAKVDIKANAFSASAVKAIESKGGQAIKI, encoded by the coding sequence ATGGATTTGAGTAATCTTAAACCGGCACAGGGATCTGTAAAAGCCAGCAAAAGAATCGGCCGTGGTCAGGGCTCTGGCCGTGGAGGTACTTCTACCCGCGGACACAAAGGAGCTAAATCACGCTCAGGTTACAGCCAGAAAATCGGTTTCGAAGGCGGTCAGATGCCTCTTTACAGGAGGGTTCCCAAATATGGCTTCAGAAACATTAACCGCATCGAGTACCGCAGCATTAACCTTGACGTAATTCAGGCGCTGGTCTCTGCCAAGAATGTTGATGCCGTAGATATTGATCTGCTTATCGAAAGTGGCCTTGCTGCAAAGAATGACAAGATCAAAATTCTTGGTCGCGGTGAACTCACGGCTAAAGTTGATATTAAGGCCAATGCTTTTTCTGCATCTGCCGTTAAAGCAATCGAATCAAAGGGTGGTCAGGCTATAAAAATCTAA
- the secY gene encoding preprotein translocase subunit SecY, with product MKRFIQTIRNIYKIEDLRKRIGYTIGIVLLYRLGSYVVLPGVDPNQLANLQNQTSGGLLGLLNMFSGGAFSNASIFALGIMPYISASIVVQLLGMAIPYFQKLQKEGESGRKKINQITRYLTVLITGFQAPGYIANLVSQLPAQAITPFDPAVTSPTTFFWVSSVIILISGTLFVMWLGERITDKGIGNGISLIIMIGIIARLPFALFGELVSRMEQKGGGLVIFIVELAVLIGVILISILLVQGTRKIPVQYAKRIVGNKQYGGVRQYIPLKVNAAGVMPIIFAQAIMFLPLTLAGFAESETLTGFASAFTNINGFWYNFVFALLIVVFTYFYTAITINPNQMAEDMKKNNGFIPGVKPGKKTAEFIDQIMSRITLPGSLFLAFVAIMPALVSKIGITAQFAQFYGGTSLLILVGVVLDTLQQIESHLLMRHYDGLTKSGRIKGRSSINMG from the coding sequence ATGAAACGTTTCATACAGACTATCAGGAACATTTATAAGATCGAGGATCTGCGCAAACGCATTGGTTATACCATTGGAATCGTTTTGCTTTACAGGTTAGGCTCTTATGTTGTTCTGCCGGGTGTTGATCCCAACCAGCTGGCAAATCTTCAGAATCAGACCAGCGGAGGACTGCTCGGATTGTTGAATATGTTCTCGGGGGGCGCATTTTCGAACGCCTCCATTTTCGCGCTTGGGATTATGCCTTACATCTCTGCATCCATCGTGGTACAGTTGCTTGGTATGGCAATCCCTTACTTCCAGAAATTGCAGAAGGAGGGAGAAAGCGGACGTAAGAAAATCAATCAGATTACCCGTTATCTCACCGTGCTGATCACTGGTTTCCAGGCTCCGGGTTATATTGCGAACCTTGTTTCGCAGCTTCCCGCCCAGGCCATTACACCATTCGATCCTGCGGTTACTTCGCCCACCACTTTCTTCTGGGTATCTTCTGTAATTATTCTGATTTCAGGAACCCTGTTTGTAATGTGGCTTGGTGAAAGGATTACCGATAAAGGTATCGGAAACGGTATTTCACTTATCATCATGATCGGGATTATTGCCCGTCTGCCCTTCGCACTGTTTGGTGAACTGGTTTCACGTATGGAGCAGAAAGGCGGCGGACTGGTCATCTTTATCGTAGAACTTGCCGTCCTGATCGGCGTAATCCTGATCAGTATACTGCTGGTTCAGGGGACCCGCAAAATTCCTGTACAGTATGCAAAGCGCATTGTTGGTAATAAACAGTACGGTGGAGTAAGACAATATATTCCCCTGAAGGTGAATGCTGCCGGCGTTATGCCGATTATTTTCGCCCAGGCAATTATGTTCCTGCCGCTGACACTGGCCGGATTCGCCGAATCAGAAACCTTAACGGGATTTGCTTCCGCATTCACCAACATCAATGGATTCTGGTACAATTTTGTATTCGCCCTGCTGATTGTTGTATTTACCTACTTCTATACCGCCATCACCATTAATCCGAATCAGATGGCAGAGGATATGAAGAAGAACAACGGTTTTATTCCTGGTGTTAAACCCGGAAAGAAAACAGCTGAGTTTATTGACCAGATCATGTCGCGCATAACCCTTCCGGGTTCTCTTTTCCTGGCTTTTGTAGCTATCATGCCCGCACTGGTCAGTAAAATAGGTATCACTGCACAATTTGCCCAGTTTTATGGCGGTACTTCACTGCTTATTCTGGTGGGTGTGGTGCTTGATACGCTACAACAAATTGAAAGCCATTTGCTGATGAGGCATTACGATGGTCTGACAAAGTCAGGTCGTATCAAAGGCCGTTCATCAATCAATATGGGCTAG